In one window of Phaseolus vulgaris cultivar G19833 unplaced genomic scaffold, P. vulgaris v2.0 scaffold_884, whole genome shotgun sequence DNA:
- the LOC137817719 gene encoding probable arabinosyltransferase ARAD1 isoform X1 gives MYGKVLLTFIFVLLLLLSYTIFIGNLDIRSYFFPHFKLSAVVPAACALDPSLRVFMYDLPRRFNVGMIDRRNTSETPVTVEDWPRWPENWGLKKQHSVEYWMMGSLIHGVEGREVVRVSDPELANAFFVPFFSSLSFNTHGHTMKDPATEIDRQLQVLRLVDLMELLKKSKYWQRSGGRDHVFPVTHPNAFRFLRDQLNDSIQVVVDFGRYPRHMSNLNKDVVSPYVHVVDSLTVDEPQDPYESRSTLLFFRGRTYRKDVCLTES, from the exons aTGTACGGGAAGGTGCTTCTTACATTCATTTTCGTGCTTCTCCTCCTTCTTTCGTACACAATTTTCATAGGCAACCTCGACATTCGATCTTATTTCTTCCCTCACTTCAAGTTATCCGCGGTTGTACCCGCTGCGTGTGCACTTGATCCGTCTCTTCGGGTCTTCATGTACGATCTCCCTCGCCGCTTCAACGTCGGCATGATTGACCGCCGCAACACGTCGGAGACACCTGTCACCGTGGAGGACTGGCCGCGGTGGCCCGAGAACTGGGGGCTGAAGAAGCAGCACAGCGTGGAGTACTGGATGATGGGGTCGCTCATCCACGGCGTCGAGGGCAGAGAAGTGGTTAGGGTTTCGGATCCGGAACTCGCCAACGCCTTCTTCGTGCCGTTCTTCTCTTCTCTCAGTTTCAACACGCACGGCCACACCATGAAGGATCCCGCCACGGAGATTGATCGCCAATTGCAGGTGCTTCGCCTG GTTGATTTAATGGAATTGTTAAAGAAATCCAAATACTGGCAGAGGTCTGGAGGTAGAGACCATGTATTTCCTGTCACACACCCCAATGCCTTTAGGTTCCTACGAGATCAGTTGAATGATTCTATTCAGGTTGTTGTGGATTTTGGTCGCTACCCTAGGCACATGTCTAATTTGAACAAAGATGTGGTGTCCCCATATGTGCATGTTGTGGACTCTCTTACAGTAGACGAGCCTCAAGATCCGTATGAGTCTCGCTCCACGCTGCTTTTCTTCCGAGGGAGGACTTACAGGAAGGATGTATGTCTAACTGAGAGTTAG
- the LOC137817719 gene encoding probable arabinosyltransferase ARAD1 isoform X2 — MYGKVLLTFIFVLLLLLSYTIFIGNLDIRSYFFPHFKLSAVVPAACALDPSLRVFMYDLPRRFNVGMIDRRNTSETPVTVEDWPRWPENWGLKKQHSVEYWMMGSLIHGVEGREVVRVSDPELANAFFVPFFSSLSFNTHGHTMKDPATEIDRQLQVDLMELLKKSKYWQRSGGRDHVFPVTHPNAFRFLRDQLNDSIQVVVDFGRYPRHMSNLNKDVVSPYVHVVDSLTVDEPQDPYESRSTLLFFRGRTYRKDVCLTES; from the exons aTGTACGGGAAGGTGCTTCTTACATTCATTTTCGTGCTTCTCCTCCTTCTTTCGTACACAATTTTCATAGGCAACCTCGACATTCGATCTTATTTCTTCCCTCACTTCAAGTTATCCGCGGTTGTACCCGCTGCGTGTGCACTTGATCCGTCTCTTCGGGTCTTCATGTACGATCTCCCTCGCCGCTTCAACGTCGGCATGATTGACCGCCGCAACACGTCGGAGACACCTGTCACCGTGGAGGACTGGCCGCGGTGGCCCGAGAACTGGGGGCTGAAGAAGCAGCACAGCGTGGAGTACTGGATGATGGGGTCGCTCATCCACGGCGTCGAGGGCAGAGAAGTGGTTAGGGTTTCGGATCCGGAACTCGCCAACGCCTTCTTCGTGCCGTTCTTCTCTTCTCTCAGTTTCAACACGCACGGCCACACCATGAAGGATCCCGCCACGGAGATTGATCGCCAATTGCAG GTTGATTTAATGGAATTGTTAAAGAAATCCAAATACTGGCAGAGGTCTGGAGGTAGAGACCATGTATTTCCTGTCACACACCCCAATGCCTTTAGGTTCCTACGAGATCAGTTGAATGATTCTATTCAGGTTGTTGTGGATTTTGGTCGCTACCCTAGGCACATGTCTAATTTGAACAAAGATGTGGTGTCCCCATATGTGCATGTTGTGGACTCTCTTACAGTAGACGAGCCTCAAGATCCGTATGAGTCTCGCTCCACGCTGCTTTTCTTCCGAGGGAGGACTTACAGGAAGGATGTATGTCTAACTGAGAGTTAG